The Drosophila yakuba strain Tai18E2 chromosome X, Prin_Dyak_Tai18E2_2.1, whole genome shotgun sequence DNA segment AGTTCGTCCACAGCCTGCAGTGCACGCTGGAGAAGGCCAAGCCCTGGATAGCCAACATCGAGAAGGAGGCCAAGATATTGGAGGAGAAGGCCAGGGATGTCACCAGATCGCTCTTCCAGCGCATAAATAAGCTGGTCAATGTGCTCGCCTCGCCGGCCAACTCTGAAAAGGATATGGAAAAGGACAAGGATGAGCAGAAGGATAAGGTACCGGAGGAGGTCggcaccacaaccaccactTCCACATCGGAGGCAACCAGCTCGTCCAAAAATGATCTTAAGGAGGAACTGACCACTTCTGCGCCCCCCGTTCACTTGGACTGGCTGGAGGATCATGCCAATGAGGTGGACTACATACCAGAGAAGAACTAATGCAGCACTAAGTTAAGCCATATGCTAATGAATATGTATACCaactaataaattattttgctcTTTATGGGATGAGCATCTCCTATTTATTAAATTGCAGCGTTTCATTTCGTAGGTTTACTATAATTTACAACTGGTATACAAATAAGTAAGTTCAGGTATacaacatattttatatattatcaTTTCTAATACATCTTTTATGTTTGCAGAATTTACTTCAATATCAACAGTCGAGAGCAAAAGGGTCAATGTGTTTGTAGTTCAAGTCCGTTGTTTACGAATAAAATCTTGAATTTAGCATAACTGGAagccaaaaaacttgttgGGACTACGGGGCCAATTGGGTTTTAAGTTCTTGATGAACCGCTTCCTCCACTTTGGTGACTCACTACACTTGTGATTCTTTTCCGACTTTCTCTTCTGGACTTTTCTTCCCGCTGTGGTGGTtattggccaaaaataaacaaacagccTGCTAACTGAAGCCCTGCAACTCTGGCATAACTTGTGAGCCGGTTTTGGTGTCAACGGATCAGTGAATCAGTAAATCAGTGAATCAGTGAATCATCCAAGCGACAGGAGGCTCTTTGGACCGAACTCACTGGATGGGCTTCAATTGCTAATTGCCAGTCGTCGGGAAAGATGCAGCTTCTGGGCACCTGCGGACTGCtgatcgtcatcatcatcatcatcgtcatcaccACCCTGTCATTGCCAATTATCCAGGGTATGGTGTGGTCCGGATTCATATGCTCTGCAAGGGATCATCGCGGCTGCTGCTACAATTGGGTTTATCCCACGCGACCAATACCGCCATGTGCTCCTCTAATCCGTCGCAATTCGGTGCGAAAAAATGGGACAACACAATGAGTTACAAGAACAAATAATACtaattttttcttaatttttaagaaacaaaacaatgcACTTTGAAAGCCCAAcaccacaaagaaaaaattacgCAGCGCAATACTCACTCAAATAACAACTGCAGTGGATTAtattataagtatattttttttgtagcgTGAATAAAGAATTAATGATATAATGATTAATCAGAATCTATATcagaaatgaaataattgTCTTTCACAAGTTATCTGTGCTATGGGCAAACAAATTGGGCTgaaaataatatcaaattgAGTGTTGGTTGACAACATTTGATAGttgtttgaaatataataacgCTTCCGTTGGCTTCGTCAATTTGTGTTGATTATCCATCAATTTCGCGTTAAATTTGTGTAAACAATAAGTACACAATAAGTTAATGGAGCACACATGTATAACACTTTTTACTTGGAGTAGCGAATGAACTGAATTGAACTTGTAATTTACGTAATTCTTTCATAATTTTCTGTAATAATCTGTACCAAAATTACAACACTTATttgcaattcaattgaacAAGCTTTTTGAActatttaaaagtaattacTTGTACATAGCAAGTTTCTTGATCGACTATTATTCTACAATTATATGTGTAAATATTCTAATGCATTGAAAAAAAACGTATAGTCtcgaaaaatgtatttcattacAACAAGATGAGAGATTGATTTAAATTATCAATGTTTTATGCTAATACTTAAATCAGAATAATGCCATTGTTCTGCCGTTGGCTCGTTGGCTGTTCGTTTCAGAGTCTTGCAGAAGTTCAGTCTcgtttctcgcagtgcactgGAGCTTCGACTGCGAAAAAGCTAGAGCAGTTCGCATTGAGTGAGCGCCGAACAACCGATCGCACGAACGCAACTTGTTTGGGCTTTAGTTTGCAGCCATGGTGGATAGGGGGTGACTGGGGCGGGGGGGCTAAAGTGTTAGGAGGAGGGGGGAGGAACCGGTTGGCGGAGATCGGAGATCGGAGAACCGAGATTTCAGATCGTAGATCGCCGTCTCGGAGCGGACCgctcagtcagtcagtcgcgTTGTCAAGCTGAAAGCGTCGAGATGAAATCGCTCGTGGTGTGCTCTTGGATTGGATTGGTCCTGCTGATGGCCGCTGGCCAAGTGCGTGCCGAGTGTGATGAGGCCAAGAGTCCCGAGGACAGCGATTTCAAGCACTTCTTCAAGAACCTCGGCTGCAAGGTCAACCAGGGGGCCAAGGAGGTGGCCGAGGCTGCCAAGCCCTACACCGACAAGATCGGCGAGGGCGCCAAGGAGTTTGGCAGCTCGGTGGCCCACAAGTATGATGAACTGAAGCACAAGCTGACCGACGAGCCCTCGACCACGCCCAAGGTGCCAGTGGCCTATGACGCACCCACCGAGAAGGTCCTTTTGGCCCCCATCGGCGGACCCAGCACCCCAATTCCATGAGGTCAGCCAGCAAACTTGATCCGATCCAAAATCCCAGTTCATCATTAATAGTCTGTTAATCTTATGATTACAGGGATTTTGTTGTCGCCCTCCTTTGTGCTGCATAagatttctttgtttttttttttctttgtgatctatattaataaaaactgaaGTGATGTTGGAATCGTGAGCTCTGTGTTTTTTGCGATTCAAAGTACAGCTGATAAACGGGGATCACAGATCGATGGTTATCAGTAGGGGGCTAATTAAGTTAGACACACAAGGGAAAccacaaatcaattttaatcatCATGGCATCATTGAGCCATAAACAGTTcacccaaaaacccaaatcAAGTAGAATAACAAAATCTaatcatacatatatggttATATTAGCATATTCAATCGAAGAAACTACATGCGGTGAAAAGTTCTGCTTATAATCTCTTATTCCTAAGCATTCATTTTGTACAACAGACAGTTCAATGTACTTTTTTTCTCAAGTAGACAAAGTTTTGATGTTGAATTATTGGTAAAAAACAAGGCAACAAAAGATCGACAGCTTAAAGCAATAAAAACTGGATGGCAAAGAGAGCCGCAAGTGATTTG contains these protein-coding regions:
- the LOC6525956 gene encoding uncharacterized protein LOC6525956; protein product: MTNSLTIAVFLASLCLFASFGQMRAASIVCGSEAKSAEDADSVTTPSPSEVNKFVHSLQCTLEKAKPWIANIEKEAKILEEKARDVTRSLFQRINKLVNVLASPANSEKDMEKDKDEQKDKVPEEVGTTTTTSTSEATSSSKNDLKEELTTSAPPVHLDWLEDHANEVDYIPEKN
- the LOC6525958 gene encoding uncharacterized protein LOC6525958, which produces MKSLVVCSWIGLVLLMAAGQVRAECDEAKSPEDSDFKHFFKNLGCKVNQGAKEVAEAAKPYTDKIGEGAKEFGSSVAHKYDELKHKLTDEPSTTPKVPVAYDAPTEKVLLAPIGGPSTPIP